Part of the Vigna angularis cultivar LongXiaoDou No.4 chromosome 1, ASM1680809v1, whole genome shotgun sequence genome, GGAGTTGCCTTGATGTTCCAAACTTTTGCTtgatttatttaagtttatgtATGCGgatgtttaaatatttgtgCTTTCTTCTGCTTTTTAAATGGTTTTCGTTTTCTGCCTCGACAGAAAGTGAAGAACTTTTCCCTAGCTGGacaagaaaaacagaaaaccGAACCCAGTAGTCAGAAGGTTTGATTATAGATTGGTATCATCATTGCTTCACAAGTGCCTTctaattcatatatttatgtACCAGAAGCTATTcagtttcaaatttgaatttcaaatattcacaaataattttgatttagaGAATTTTTTGGTTTCAAGTGTAAGTTGAGTTGGAGGTTAAGTTGCTTGCACTGTATCTCTCATCTTCGGATGTTGTGCAAGTTTTTCCTAAACCTGACCACCTTAATCGTAATTACGGCCTGGGGTTAATATAACCAAACATTTCCACTTTACCTTGTTCAGTTTACACTGAACCCTTTTGATACATGGGATGGAATGCATAACCTGTTTAAATGTATGTGTTTCTAGTTAACTGCGAATACAAATTTAGCATTTTAATGGATGGGTTCTCTGGCTTTATAAGAGAACTTTTATCAGTTTagtagaagaaaaaatattttgtatttgattGATGATGTGTTTCtagttatttgattttagtcattttttatttctagaaTTATAGAATTGTAAATTCATTGCCGATTATTGTTCTTAGTCAATCAGCTATACTCTCATTATACCAAAAGCAAGATAACCATTATATTAGCAAGAGAAAAGCATAACCAAGTCTGAAATCTGTTCCGACCGCAAACACTAGCCCACTAAATGGCCCAACATGAATAAACTAAACACCTACTCTTCTAACTCAGAGCAGCATTACGTTCCCCACTTCTCTCCCTACATACGAACACAACACCGCTTTCTGCTACTAATTCAGAAGTGTGAGGAAATTTAGGCCGAGTGGATGATGTATGTGAGTACCAGAGCCAGCAACATCAGTGTATATGCTACCCCTTGATCGATAGACGACCCTGAATTACAATACAacacaaatataattatttgattgaactttttattatattggattagACATAGTCAATTGCTTCggaaattaaaaatacaattcatGTTCAAAATATATCCTATGCATTGTTGTTCTTACTTAAAGTGCGCTCtgacataaaattttaaatgtaacaGCATAAATTTCGAGTAACAGAGTTGAAAATATGGCAAATTACATTGGTCATGATATTTTTCATGGTGTATACAGTAGTTCcttgttttagtttttgaaaGTATTCACCGAGCTTTTAGAcatttggaaagaaaaaataaaactgtgATATTAGTATTAAGACGGATGATTTAGGATGTGGTCGAAGGAAATTAGTGTAGATCTGGGAAGAAGTGAGAGGAAAAGttaataataaagaagaaaagtacCGTCACTGGAAGGGGCGAGTGCAGGGGCTGCAGTTTGAGCCTGAACAGCTGCAGGCATTGAAAGAGCAAGAATGAGAGCGGCAACCATGGCCACAACTCCCAATCCCAAGGAATGCTTGCAAACACCTGCCATCTCCAAATTACAGTcgcttctctttctctctatttGGTgcggaagagagagaaaggaaaagggagATGAAGTGAGAGAATAAGAGGAAGAGGGTGggttttgtgttgtgttgtgttaaGGTAATGTGATTGCGTTGGAAGAGGGTGTTGCGTTTAAAAAGGTGATTAGAGTTGTTTTGTGGGGGAGAGACAAAACAGGAAAAAACCACTCTCTTGTGGGCCGTATGTTTCGGAAACCCATCTTATGTTTGCCTATTCCAATCCCtctcattcattttatttatgccaaaattctattattattttaacctCTTCATTTCTTACGTATCTGTTCCCCTCTTTTAAAAGGCAAACGAATCAAAACTCACGAGACACGGCTATTCTGTTAACTTTTACAAAAATTACATACTTATAACAATTTCAAGGAtcgtgtaacatcccaaaaatatagtgtaaAGTCATATAATAGGAACATCACATTCATAATACTACAAATCAGTTCTTACAAAAGATAGAATGTACGGTTATGGTCGAACGATCTTACAAAATAGCAAGGGgttaaaactgtacaaatatacaacctagaccgaacggtttacaaaatacttATACCGAACGATCCTccaaaacaagaaaacagcagATGGCTGAACGGTTTTACTGTTCAACCTTAACGTCTACCTcgaccaaattttcttcttccagcgcctcttccagcaaagcttctccttctgctcacatccacacggatgatcattgcaacagaaggacaaccaccgaacgtacaaaacggacaagacaggaagtagggtaagcttatgtaattcaattcaagtatccacatagatttcacacaattcaaataaacgaaataattcattcacttttacatgcaaagcttaatactagactctgattgtccggactgtatgaattttgtgtagctacgacgttcgtgcacccgtgtgatgtagtaactaggataccctcaacaactgccacccgaggttagtcctatatgtccaaattaaccataaggactaggacctcctaccattcccacacatgacttacccttctctacatgagaacgattaatcacggaatatcaagatgaaccgccagcttagcgtgcccacattcatactttaccaattccaatatccattcatgagatattcctccccggaatactctttcataatcaaagtcatttcatccatatcatattccatcatctttcattattaaaacctcaactgaaccaatttgaataaagatcccttaggataccaaataccgaacgtaaATCTTCAACCCCaaacgagaccgaacacttggagtgagaccgagaggtctccagttccaaaacaaatcaaaaccGAGAGAGTTACTATCGGGTTTGGGAAGAGACCGATTACGATAATATTTCATAAAGACTAATAGAAGCGAATGTTATttacaaagtgagccaatttaatgaactgactcatgAGCGTTTAGACCAAACACCGTAAAGCCTAgaccgagtactaagactctaggccgaaaccaatggCGACAGACACTGTAAGACATCAAATGATAGTACttgaaggaatcatatgaagaaaccgaacgctataaatacttagcttatttatgagtttaacaTCAAGAAAATCGAATGCcagtcgaagaccgagcacggtagagagcGAACACTATTGAGTTTGGACGGACACTCTTATTATCAAGATAGATTACGGAAAGGAgaacgagcgcttggtgtaagacctaACACTTACTTagtacgaacgcttggtataagaccgagcactacttagtattATAGAATAAAAGCTTGATAATTATAAGATACCGTTTAAGTAGTGTTCAAGACGaacaatatatatacaaatacatatagatatacttaagtttataacagaATACCAAGGAACGAATATCCCTGGTTGAATgcttatatacaaatattactaAACGAAGACGCTCGGTCCTCAACTGAAATTtcatccaaatgaaagaatctagTTCCAACCGAGTAcacaagaaaaccgaacggtcaaagaccttcagtgacgaacatcaattttcatatggaattacatacttagaattctttatatcaattcatttctcaacatctatcttcataatttcatacatccatatcatagtaaattttcatacttcacacagtcaaaacataacaacaatcatattttatattcattcagCAAATCAACGAACATACATCCATTCAAAACgaacataaaatcaaattatataagcttcccttacctctaacgtGACCGAACGCTTCCAGATATGGTTATTGGTTCACCTCTATAAgttcttctaccctcaacgctcaacaatttccaAAACTAACCAAGTGAAAACCAAAACACTATTAGAACCACTCATTTTAAAAGagtgatcaacacatgaaaccagaacttggtttgcacaTCCAGGAAAACGCACGActgagtgaagagaagaacttaccagctcagcttcacaaactgatcggttcaatcGAAAGCCCTTGAGACTGGAAGAGTGGAAATGGTGCCTGAGTGATGATCGGAGAAAGGAATGGttaagatttcttagagagaagatgaagaaatctagagagaaggaggagatttcagaaggttgaagatggaTGGTGCATGTAGAGAAGTGGCacgaaaatttgaaagtttcaGTTTTACTCCTACCGTCAAAACTGTTCGTCCAATTTGCATCACatacctgtcttccactttctgaactTCAGACGCTCCAATCGCTTACACCTGGCGTCCACTCGAATGGGGTTTTTAGTGGGTTTTAAATGGGTTCTGACAGATCGTATGGTGATTCATCAATACCACACCATGACAAGTATTCATACAAGTTGAAActtacaaaaaacaaaaatatttaccttttcTTTGGATTATTGTGGTTATTACATGTTGCAAGGAGATATCACTCAGTGCTTTTGAAGAAACATGTAATAACAATGGGTCCTTAAGCCCTCCATTTCCCCAACCACACCTTCACATTCGAAAATATCACATGACGCTTACTTATTGTATTGCCAATTCAAATTCAAGCTATGGCATCGAGCATTTATGGATCCTATTAGCTTATGTGTTGCCACCATTAGTGAATACTTGGGTATTTGAgtgatgctccctccaccaccacatcttctccctacacctccctaatttttttttaaaattctaaatttaccTGTTTTACgttttacttttaccaattttactttttattttttaaaaccctaatcccaatgctctctcactttcactctcCCTTTCACTCTCAATAGCAAGTTCCCACCCCTCActgtcactttctctctttctcttaattttcacttccgttaacacaaaatttgacagaaaaaacaaattctGCATGGTATAAATTTAGAACATTTATAACTTCTGATGAGTTTTGAAGTATCatgatttcataatatataatctactaaaatttcttcctcacttccttgtctttaaataaccaaacttgaaaatctatgcttaaaaTTACATCTGTACTTACAATGGTGCAATGAAAGAGAAGTATGCTTGTtgagtacaaaataaaaagtgaataaaagaaaaaatagttagttCAGTTTATCTTCTTGTTTATGTTGTTTATGcagaatttattttttctgtcaaattttatgttaacggaagtgaaaattaagagaaagagagaaagtgacagTGGGAAGGTGGAGACTTGCTGttaagaatgaaagagaaagtgaaagtgGGAGGAAATTGAGAGTAgagttttaaaaagtaaaaagtaaaattggtaaaagtaaaaagtaaaaacggtaaatttagaatttaaaaaacatttgagaggtgtagggagaagatggggtggtggagggagcatcaTTATGAGTATTTTTATGAGAATATATATGTTAGTATCATAAAATTAACACTTGAGTATTATAAGACACTTTTATTGGAATGGAATAacataacataaaaatttattcattttttactaacaTACGAGAAAATCAATGCTTTTTAATTTTGCTTTAAATACATTTGTGTAATTTAGACAATAAACATGtaaaaagagggaaaaaaaattaaaatgtagcCGTACAATACTTATACATACACACATGCATGCTTAGATTTATATCCATCTCGTAATAAATTTGAGGTAGTAGCCTCAAAACTTTACAAAAtgcaaaattacaaaattaaagcaaccaattgtcataaaaaaacttcacaatattttttttaactgtttTTAGTGTCTAAACAATCTTACCCTCAGTTATCATAAAAAAAGTCAATACACATGCATATAAAGCTGGTGTTTTCATTAGTTAATCATAgtataattattgtttaatttattctatcattttattatcttaatatatatatatatatatatatatatatatatatatatatatataaagtattaattctctaatatttaaaaaaaattataatacaaaatgttttgaaattacacattttagcaaaaaaaatacaacttgTAACTCAACctattctaatttaattaataaaaattggaTTAGAATGCATAAGttctagtaaaaaaatatagcaACACGGCCCAAGATTTATTTGTTGGATGAAGTGATGAGTTTGGCCGCAATAGATCCAAATAGTATACATAACTGACTAAACACCGGGGGAAATTCAAGATGGTTTTCCTTTGAAAACTGTCTGTTAGTGAAGCTGCTTTTAACCTACGAACATTTCATTACAGGAGAACAATTAGTAGTTCACGCATACACTTCACACTTCGTGCAGAGATATGGAGTTTAATCTTGAATCTAAAAGTTGGTAGAAACTCCTGCCATGTCCATTCTGAAATGTTAATCTTTCACACAATGAATCTGCTTCCATTTTTTAGATTCATCCTCCTCGACTTTCTTTGTGTAACAAGCCTTTTCCACAAAAGCCAGACTGAACATCTTGGTTAATATTGTGACTTTTTCTCTTCATAATTATGCCTGAACTACGAGAAGTCGTGCCGTCAAAAGAATTTTAGATGAACTCGGAGAAAATTGATGGCATTGACTTGAGTGACAAGGGTGAAAcactaaaactatatattggACTGTACAAACAGTAAGGGTGCCCTTATCAAGGGCAAGCTTCCCCTCAAATCATCTGTAAAACTTTTATACATCCACTTGTATTAGCTGCAATAAGCATGTCTGATTTCCCTCTCCAGCACACACTTGAAACAAATTGACTATAGTCATCATCAGTCTCTTTACCAGAAACAGGATCAATGGACCCGAACTTGTGCGAAATGACTGGCATGGGAAAAGATTTATAATAGGCATAGACCTGCAAGACCATACATAGATATCACTGCAAAATTTGTGCATATACAAGTTACGGGATAGGATGTGTGTGCTCTCATTTCAGAGAGATTGGTGAACGTTGAATAGATGATAAACAACTTCAATGATTAAAAAATCCTAAATGGATAATAATAGTATAACACTTTTTTGTATTTGGCAACTTAAAAGGCCGTCTTACAAATTTATAATGGAAAATAATGCATACCTCATTTGTTTCTGAACCACATGTTATATATCCATCAGCAACTGATAAACCCACAAAATTCTGTAATAGCAAGAGGTGTACTCAACTCAGTCTTTTTGACGTGAATCCATAGGAGTCGCTCACCAGAGtagttaacaaaataatattttggcaGGTAAATCTGaattttgtaaatttgtttttcattactTAGTCAGACCATCACAATCTTCATATAGCATCCTAAAAAAGtgaatttattttccttttctaaatcCAATTTTCGAGGTGTGTGACAAACAGACCCTTAAAGAGGCtctgagaaatagagaagattgggaggaaatatcccttgtgttaaatacacatatagggttctctatttataatagaagagttgaatatagtgaaaaactatatttgggattaatctcccttgtgttaaatacacacatagggttctctatttataatagaagaaatatgggttaagcccaaaatacaaatgagaaataataacaaactaactaaaagataaaagatataatatatctaacactccccctcaagctggagcatacaaattgtatgaactaagcttggaatagatgaactcagtgttgaactagatgatttgtcttcaagagtgaggcaaacatagatggactaacagcagcttgtgaaacttcaacttcaaaagtggatgaaggagagcagtggtggacaatgacaaactgcaaggactgattcccaatcaatgatggatgagtgacgagatcaacagtagtagctgaaagctaagagctacaaaactgcagggactacactaaatcctcatcaatgatggataggtgacgggatcaacagtagtagctgaaatctacaaaactgcagggactacacccatatttatgtgacttgcagtgtcttggaaacgtactcccccttagtgtgaaCGGCGGAAATGTGAaatatcacagttgctggaccactaaaaacaaaacaaaatattaagctacaatgctgaaacaaaggcatcaaagatccaaagacATGTTGGAGGTTcaaaattctttgctggacaactcccaagtggtgatacttagcagtgtatcacaagaagatcgggctaaactctagcccaagaagaactTACGCAGTTGCGTCTGTCTGAGGCGGTAGCGACTGCAGCGGCCGTTGATTGCGCCGGTGCCGACTGCGGCAAATCTAgtgagaaaggaagaagatggagaTTCTGTGAAGACCAAAGAAGATGGAAGCTATGGTTGCTATGGAAGGTCAGAACAAAGAGAAGAAGCTCCAGCGAGACGACCGGCAGCAGCGCGGTTTGATGCCGACGTCGAGAAGACGACGCGTGATGAACACACGTCCGAGATCTACCGGAGAGAGGAGGCGCATGACAGCGCATGCGGACGAGACAGAGACGGCGACCACCAGGGTTAGGTCACGCTTGAAGAGACGATCCGGATCCACTAGTTACCGGTCGgaactgtgacggtggccgaCGACAAGGTGACGCGTGGAAACACACGCACCCGAGACCAGCTAAAGAcaggcggcgcgtggaggcgcgtgaagATGAGTCTGGTCTTGACTCCGGcggggttggccgtcgctcgaggaGACGCTTCAGATCCGCTGGTCACCGGTCAAAACTGTGACGGCGGCCGGCGGATAGCGACGATGGTCGACGGCAGAGGCGACTGGCTGCACTGGTGCTGACTGTGGCACAGATTTAAGAAGAGAAAGGGCTGCCCACTGAAATTTTAAgggctgccggcggccatggcggCCGGCCGCCGACAGACAGCAGAGACCCCGAAAGAAGATCAGAGAACCTGTTCTGATACCATgggagaaatagagaagattgagaggaaatatcccttgtgttaaatacacacatagagttctctatttataatagaagaaatatgaactaagcccaaaatacaaataagaaataataacaaactaactaaaagataaaagatataatatatatctaACAGAGGCCATGAAGATAATTTACAATCAGagctacaaaatataaaatcttaccTTCTCATTGGTATGTCCAGTCAGAGTTAAGCTGCAAGCACTAGTTGACCGACCCACAGGAGAGGTTCTGTTGAGATCCCAGATCTTCAAGGTATTATCGGTTGATGCAGAAACTAGTGTTTCAGAGTCCAAGAATTTGACAAAACTTACAGATTTACGATGGCCACTCAACACACACCAAGGGGTTCTAAGAAAGCGAAGATCATAGCAATAAGTCGAATTATCCGCGGATCCAAAGGCCAGCATATGAGATGAATGAGCAGAGAACTGAACACAACAGACATTAGCGACATTCCTTATTGTGCCTAAACTGTTTTTCtgcaaaataattttacattttattagcTCTGGATCAATTGCAAGCAGAAATTGTCAAGTTAATTCTTGCTGTGGCTTTAACCAAGTTCATATCCATAAATGCCATAACAACTTGAGAGAAAACAACAAGCAATACTGACCCCAATTTCTCTAATTACCCTTTTTCGGTCAAGCAAATTCTCACAGTTTAAGCAGAATTACCTTGAACTGTGTATGCAGGTTAAGAGATTAAGCGTACCTCATTGATACTCCACAGTTTCAAAGAGCAGTCATCACTCCCACTGGCAAATTTAGTAGGGCATACAATAGAGAAATCAACAGACCAGGACCTCTTTTCATGTTCGGTGAGTCGAGAAAACTCTTGACCTGTATTGGCATCCCATAGCTGAAAATAAGAACATATCACTCATCAAGAAATAGTAGCCTTTTTCATACTACAggaaaaaatttcaaacttttttattttatggcgGAGAAGTGATGATATCGTTCTTGTTTATTAGACAAACTCTACGTGATAGGATCCGTACTCTAGGATACTATAATAAAGAAGTTAAAAAGCAATTCAtctttgaattaaaataaagcCCGCCATTGGGCATGATCATCCTTGTAAGTTGAGGTCAATATTACAGGCTAATTTACTAATCATCTAATTAAAATTTGGATGACAATCTggacaaaattatatttttgttctccACTCGTCCCTTTAGGGTTAGTTCGACATATCTTGAAAACgggaataaaaaattaaatttccatgcaaattttctcttaaattttaTCCACAAGGTATGGTTCCCATCTTTAAAGGTATAACAAACTCACCTATTGGAGAAATTTAATCTCAAATATGCAAGTGAAAATTTTACTAGACCCATGAAGATAAAACCAATACATGCTGATTCGAAACTGCATATGCCAGAATGTAACTCACGGATACAGCAAGGAATGTATGCCAATGATGTCAGCAATAATTCAAATGGCATCAAATCTAGTGAGCAAGCCACACAAACCTTAACTACACCATCATAGTCTGTGGAGGCAAGATAGTTCTGGACGTAGCTATTCCAGCAAACACAACTTAGCCTTGATCTGTTTACCATCTCAACTACAGGATAATGGATGTCGACAGAGTTATTGAAAATTGCATCGAActgaaaaacttttattttcttcgaTATCCCAGCAGCAGCAAAGTAGTCTCCATCTCTATCAAAACTCAGAGAACAGATTACATTTACTGGATTGTTAAAATCAGCAGTTCTTAGTATGCCCCGCACTTCAAACTTTTGATAACGCGCATACTTGCACAAACCGTCAAAGAAAGCTCCTAAAGTATCTGTatgtttttccatttctttttgaGCTACACAGAACTTGTCAGAATTTCTCAGCACATCTTTATCTGGGCGGGTTGCTGTTTCTGTTCCAGGAAGCTTAATTGTAGATCTCGTAGAAAAGTAAGCATTTTCAAGTAGGCACATATTTTTCATCAGTCTCAGTTCATTTTCTTTAGAAACTGTGTATACTGGTGGTAATATTTCTGCACTTGAAGCTTCTTTGAGAAGAGATACACCCTCTATTCCACAGGATGAGTTGTTCTTCAAGCTCGAGGAAGCCAAGGATAGTCTCAAATCATGCCTTCTTTCCACCTCTTTTATATCTGATTCCATGCATCTGATTTCCTCAGTCAATTTGTGGGCATCCACGTGTTTCTGCTCTTTCAGAGAGATGAGGAAATGCAATAGCAATTCTGATTCTGCATCATATTGGTTAAGACTTGAGAGTAATTCCTCACAGTCCACCACTTTTGTTCCATTTATCACATCAGATTGTAGAATCTCCCTGTTATGCAAAATAAGTCATGACTTCAGTATATCATAGTTGTCTTTGGTAGATATAGCATGTTCGGAAAATGGAACTTCCTTACAAAACTCATAAATAGTTCTAGAACAAGATCAGAAAAGAAGCCCTCTTAGAAAATTGAGCCCAAGGTAAATCTCCTTTAGAGCTCAATTTCTATTAGTCCTCCCTTCTTCTCTCCGCATATTCTCCCATCCTATCCCGTTAAATAGCATGTTTTAGATATGTAACACGTGTCAACATTTGTATGCTAGCTATGCATTTCAATGAGGGATTTCGTTGATTTCCTTTTGTATTTATGACTGTACTCTAAtgtcttaataaaaataacacatgTGTCTTTATTATCTCTTACATACAATATTCAGAAACCTTTTATCTACATCCCCTGCTACTTGCATGTGTTCAGGATCTTCTTATCTGCCTCTCCACTCTCAGGCTGCCCGGCAGGCCAATTCATTTCTTCCCCTTCACTCCTTAACTGCCTGTTCTTTTGCCAAGACCTCCGAAGTCCGGTAACTATAATGCACAAgattttaaataacttaatacAAAAGATTTCAGCCTTACCTTATTGTTGGACGTGATGATGGTTCAGGATGCAGCATCCAAAGGCAAAATGCAGCTTCCTTAGGATACTCTGCTAGGAAAGCTGAGGGAAGAATCCTACCACGAAGAGCAGACATTGCAGCAGTATGTGCTCTTTCTGAatcaaaatgattaaataacTGAAAGAAAGACCGAAAATATAATCAGTCCTTAACTATATGTAAACTAATGTTGCTGTACTGTTTCAGTATGAATTGACCAAGAATTagcatttaataaaaaaacccAGTCAAAACTATTGACGGATTAAATTTACTACAACAGTTAATTGATTGCAAAGGTTTGAGGTAAACACCAGAACTATCAGTTTCACCAATCCAGAATGA contains:
- the LOC108322946 gene encoding protein SPA1-RELATED 2 isoform X1; its protein translation is MWNDNFDGMGEELEIGEGVQVQHQNKDDGYSLNPEFRGVLKPQEYDEIPEDKNMAEGREHLHPGLFSDGDGGVMVEELMVKSCNGSTLEIGTLNGPGSLHDSRSPWRHSYQPFADSRVGRDCIIARKSVQATSSAWEDFGPMSSRDILARKSVNYDHGNVVQHLSADDHTAEQKEDEGDTGEVMQTKTAHKSGFSEYFSRSTLKGKGIVCKGPSSNALYVVSRDQNLMKSGIDIQMDSNAFPSSDLKIAKSPHNATVPRFGGSDTDGVILREWLKSRHHKGSKTEHLSIFRKIADLVGGFHSQGVAMHNLYPSYIKLLPSNHVMHLGLPTQKHKLDSVANSEVLQLENSLIRKRLSEKVKSSSHNLRMKKQKFSDNVRVAGDKSRCPPMTDLYHQIANDVKVNAVVSQDHCNEYKEDIQFSKHNIRRPSRLPHISNAGQFQLTSSNEGLEEEWYTSPEGGCTILSNIYCLGVLFFELFNHFDSERAHTAAMSALRGRILPSAFLAEYPKEAAFCLWMLHPEPSSRPTIREILQSDVINGTKVVDCEELLSSLNQYDAESELLLHFLISLKEQKHVDAHKLTEEIRCMESDIKEVERRHDLRLSLASSSLKNNSSCGIEGVSLLKEASSAEILPPVYTVSKENELRLMKNMCLLENAYFSTRSTIKLPGTETATRPDKDVLRNSDKFCVAQKEMEKHTDTLGAFFDGLCKYARYQKFEVRGILRTADFNNPVNVICSLSFDRDGDYFAAAGISKKIKVFQFDAIFNNSVDIHYPVVEMVNRSRLSCVCWNSYVQNYLASTDYDGVVKLWDANTGQEFSRLTEHEKRSWSVDFSIVCPTKFASGSDDCSLKLWSINEKNSLGTIRNVANVCCVQFSAHSSHMLAFGSADNSTYCYDLRFLRTPWCVLSGHRKSVSFVKFLDSETLVSASTDNTLKIWDLNRTSPVGRSTSACSLTLTGHTNEKNFVGLSVADGYITCGSETNEVYAYYKSFPMPVISHKFGSIDPVSGKETDDDYSQFVSSVCWRGKSDMLIAANTSGCIKVLQMI
- the LOC108322946 gene encoding protein SPA1-RELATED 2 isoform X2; amino-acid sequence: MWNDNFDGMGEELEIGEGVQVQHQNKDDGYSLNPEFRGVLKPQEYDEIPEDKNMAEGREHLHPGLFSDGDGGVMVEELMVKSCNGSTLEIGTLNGPGSLHDSRSPWRHSYQPFADSRVGRDCIIARKSVQATSSAWEDFGPMSSRDILARKSVNYDHGNVVQHLSADDHTAEQKEDEGDTGEVMQTKTAHKSGFSEYFSRSTLKGKGIVCKGPSSNALYVVSRDQNLMKSGIDIQMDSNAFPSSDLKIAKSPHNATVPRFGGSDTDGVILREWLKSRHHKGSKTEHLSIFRKIADLVGGFHSQGVAMHNLYPSYIKLLPSNHVMHLGLPTQKHKLDSVANSEVLQLENSLIRKRLSEKVKSSSHNLRMKKQKFSDNVRVAGDKSRCPPMTDLYHQIANDVKVNAVVSQDHCNEYKEDIQFSKHNIRRPSRLPHISNAGQFQLTSSNEGLEEEWYTSPEGGCTILSNIYCLGVLFFELFNHFDSERAHTAAMSALRGRILPSAFLAEYPKEAAFCLWMLHPEPSSRPTIREILQSDVINGTKVVDCEELLSSLNQYDAESELLLHFLISLKEQKHVDAHKLTEEIRCMESDIKEVERRHDLRLSLASSSLKNNSSCGIEGVSLLKEASSAEILPPVYTVSKENELRLMKNMCLLENAYFSTRSTIKLPGTETATRPDKDVLRNSDKFCVAQKEMEKHTDTLGAFFDGLCKYARYQKFEVRGILRTADFNNPVNVICSLSFDRDGDYFAAAGISKKIKVFQFDAIFNNSVDIHYPVVEMVNRSRLSCVCWNSYVQNYLASTDYDGVVKLWDANTGQEFSRLTEHEKRSWSVDFSIVCPTKFASGSDDCSLKLWSINEKNSLGTIRNVANVCCVQFSAHSSHMLAFGSADNSTYCYDLRFLRTPWCVLSGHRKSVSFVKFLDSETLVSASTDNTLKIWDLNRTSPVGRSTSACSLTLTGHTNEKVYAYYKSFPMPVISHKFGSIDPVSGKETDDDYSQFVSSVCWRGKSDMLIAANTSGCIKVLQMI
- the LOC108322946 gene encoding protein SPA1-RELATED 2 isoform X3, translating into MWNDNFDGMGEELEIGEGVQVQHQNKDDGYSLNPEFRGVLKPQEYDEIPEDKNMAEGREHLHPGLFSDGDGGVMVEELMVKSCNGSTLEIGTLNGPGSLHDSRSPWRHSYQPFADSRVGRDCIIARKSVQATSSAWEDFGPMSSRDILARKSVNYDHGNVVQHLSADDHTAEQKEDEGDTGEVMQTKTAHKSGFSEYFSRSTLKGKGIVCKGPSSNALYVVSRDQNLMKSGIDIQMDSNAFPSSDLKIAKSPHNATVPRFGGSDTDGVILREWLKSRHHKGSKTEHLSIFRKIADLVGGFHSQGVAMHNLYPSYIKLLPSNHVMHLGLPTQKHKLDSVANSEVLQLENSLIRKRLSEKVKSSSHNLRMKKQKFSDNVRVAGDKSRCPPMTDLYHQIANDVKVNAVVSQDHCNEYKEDIQFSKHNIRRPSRLPHISNAGQFQLTSSNEGLEEEWYTSPEGGCTILSNIYCLGVLFFELFNHFDSERAHTAAMSALRGRILPSAFLAEYPKEAAFCLWMLHPEPSSRPTIREILQSDVINGTKVVDCEELLSSLNQYDAESELLLHFLISLKEQKHVDAHKLTEEIRCMESDIKEVERRHDLRLSLASSSLKNNSSCGIEGVSLLKEASSAEILPPVYTVSKENELRLMKNMCLLENAYFSTRSTIKLPGTETATRPDKDVLRNSDKFCVAQKEMEKHTDTLGAFFDGLCKYARYQKFEVRGILRTADFNNPVNVICSLSFDRDGDYFAAAGISKKIKVFQFDAIFNNSVDIHYPVVEMVNRSRLSCVCWNSYVQNYLASTDYDGVVKLWDANTGQEFSRLTEHEKRSWSVDFSIVCPTKFASGSDDCSLKLWSINEKNSLGTIRNVANVCCVQFSAHSSHMLAFGSADNSTYCYDLRFLRTPWCVLSGHRKSVSFVKFLDSETLVSASTDNTLKIWDLNRTSPVGRSTSACSLTLTGHTNEKNRFSDLLSGSLLSVGGRPPWPPAALKISVGSPFSS